From a single Papaver somniferum cultivar HN1 unplaced genomic scaffold, ASM357369v1 unplaced-scaffold_133, whole genome shotgun sequence genomic region:
- the LOC113333791 gene encoding uncharacterized protein LOC113333791, translated as MELWRLRNKVYFEDVVVHWLGFKGRVYQLIRDNSIRMKGHMNNTMKDLRILNYFKVKHISCKVSSPIEVRWCPPNQDEIMICCNGASLGNPGPAGASVTFRDENAAVLGVLCVGLGLQTNFYTEVCAIIYGAMLARRWNFRSICVQSDSMSCIQGFQNEGLPWQLNQKWRLERSFYSNIRYIHKYREVNFSAYASAKQACLLDEDIFVFYEGRPISMFFVEWSGEVYFRFKHASFVGSPWLARYSLGPVQFLLF; from the coding sequence ATGGAGTTATGGAGGCTGCGCAACAAAGTTTattttgaagatgttgttgtgcATTGGCTAGGTTTTAAAGGTAGAGTTTATcagttaattcgtgataactcaataCGGATGAAGGGCCATATGAATAATACAATGAAGGATTTACGCATCTTGAATTATTTCAAAGTGAAACATATATCGTGCAAAGTTTCTTCTCCAATTGAGGTAAGGTGGTGTCCTCCTAAccaagatgaaatcatgatttgcTGTAATGGTGCGTCCCTTGGAAATCCAGGCCCGGCTGGTGCTAGCGTTACATTTCGTGATGAAAATGCAGCTGTTTTGGGAGTCCTCTGCGTTGGCCTGGGATTGCAGACAAACTTTTATACGGAAGTGTGCGCAATTATATATGGTGCTATGTTGGCCAGAAGGTGGAATTTTAGGAGTATCTGCGTACAatctgattcgatgagttgcattcaaGGTTTTCAAAATGAGGGTTTACCTTGGCAATTAAATCAGAAGTGGAGATTGGAGAGGAGTTTCTACTCCAATATTCGCTACATTCATAAATATAGAGAAGTTAATTTTTCTGCATATGCTTCGGCTAAGCAAGCCTGTTTGCTAGATGAGGACATTTTTGTGTTTTATGAGGGGAGGCCAATTTCTATGTTTTTTGTAGAATGGTCGGGTgaggtttattttcgttttaaacaTGCTAGTTTTGTTGGTAGCCCATGGCTAGCTCGTTATAGCCTAGGACCTGTACAGTTTTTGCTTTTTTAA